In the Enterococcus saigonensis genome, one interval contains:
- a CDS encoding cysteine desulfurase family protein: MIYFDNSATTNIAPLALDAYMKTSQRIVGNPSSLHDLGNQANRLLHQARKQIAELLTVEANEIYFTSGGTEGDNWVLKGTAIDKKDFGRHIIISSVEHPAVSETAAQLAENGFEVSIAPVGKDGLVDVKKLKELIRKDTILVSVMAVNNEVGAIQPIGAISEVLKEYPKIHFHVDAVQAIGKVSQEKWLTSRVDFATFSAHKFHGPRGVGFIFWRKGRRIAPLLTGGGQENNQRSGTENVAGIVATAKALRLTLEKKAERPNHVATLRKYLFDALAEYEKVTIFSGQEDYAPHILCFGIKDIRGEVLVHALEEKQIYVSTTSACSSRKHVESSTLHAMNIPANLATTAIRVSLDENNTMAEVEQFLIVFHQLYQKFSKIN, translated from the coding sequence ATGATATATTTTGACAACAGTGCAACGACAAATATTGCCCCACTTGCACTAGATGCATATATGAAGACCAGTCAACGGATTGTTGGAAATCCTTCTAGTCTTCACGATTTAGGTAATCAAGCCAATCGCTTGCTTCACCAAGCACGTAAGCAAATTGCGGAATTATTAACAGTAGAAGCAAATGAAATATACTTTACCTCTGGTGGTACAGAAGGGGATAACTGGGTTTTAAAAGGGACAGCAATTGATAAAAAAGATTTTGGACGGCATATTATTATTTCCAGTGTGGAGCATCCAGCGGTGAGTGAAACGGCAGCCCAATTAGCTGAAAATGGTTTTGAAGTGAGTATTGCGCCCGTTGGAAAAGATGGCTTGGTTGATGTGAAAAAATTAAAAGAATTAATCCGGAAAGATACTATCTTGGTGTCTGTTATGGCAGTGAATAATGAAGTTGGAGCTATACAGCCAATTGGTGCAATTAGTGAAGTCTTAAAGGAGTATCCGAAAATTCATTTTCATGTAGACGCTGTACAAGCTATTGGAAAAGTTTCACAAGAAAAATGGCTGACATCAAGGGTAGATTTTGCGACTTTTTCTGCGCATAAATTTCACGGTCCTCGTGGCGTTGGTTTTATCTTTTGGCGTAAGGGACGACGGATTGCCCCTTTATTAACCGGTGGTGGTCAAGAAAATAATCAACGTAGCGGCACGGAAAATGTAGCCGGGATTGTGGCAACGGCTAAAGCATTACGCTTAACTTTGGAAAAAAAAGCAGAGCGACCTAATCATGTGGCGACATTACGTAAGTATTTATTTGACGCCTTAGCAGAATATGAGAAAGTGACAATTTTTAGTGGTCAAGAAGATTACGCGCCACATATTTTATGTTTTGGCATTAAAGATATTCGTGGTGAGGTCTTAGTTCATGCGTTAGAAGAAAAACAAATTTACGTTTCGACTACAAGTGCTTGCTCAAGTCGAAAACATGTTGAAAGCAGTACTCTTCATGCGATGAATATACCTGCTAATCTAGCAACCACCGCAATTCGAGTTAGTCTAGATGAAAATAATACGATGGCAGAAGTGGAACAATTTTTAATCGTCTTCCATCAACTTTATCAAAAATTCAGTAAAATCAATTAA
- a CDS encoding redox-sensing transcriptional repressor Rex: MVEDSKLKKIPKATAKRLPLYLRYLNMLQDSGIKRIKSKEFAEITQVPSATIRRDFSHLGELGRSGYGYDVSYLIEVFNSILDTNEEKRIALVGFGNLGKALANNNFRRNSNLNIVAVFDNNPDLVGQVIDGHKIHSMAEFDTIAKEKCVTVAISTVPSQFSQEAVNVIVNAGITAILNFAPDRVEVPNHVHVQYIDLTTELQTLIFFDQTYQDKMTVANS; this comes from the coding sequence ATGGTCGAAGATAGTAAGTTAAAAAAAATACCTAAGGCAACAGCGAAGCGCCTGCCGTTATATCTACGCTATTTAAATATGTTACAAGACTCCGGTATCAAACGAATTAAATCAAAAGAGTTTGCAGAAATAACTCAAGTTCCTTCTGCTACTATTCGGCGAGACTTTTCTCATCTAGGTGAATTAGGCCGAAGTGGATATGGCTACGACGTTAGTTACTTGATTGAAGTCTTTAATAGTATTTTAGATACAAATGAAGAAAAAAGAATTGCATTAGTGGGATTTGGCAATCTTGGTAAGGCATTAGCAAACAATAATTTTCGCCGCAATAGCAATTTAAATATTGTTGCCGTTTTTGATAATAATCCTGATTTAGTCGGGCAAGTCATTGACGGGCACAAAATTCACAGTATGGCTGAATTTGACACTATTGCAAAAGAAAAATGTGTAACAGTTGCCATTTCAACGGTACCAAGTCAGTTTTCTCAAGAAGCAGTCAATGTAATTGTAAACGCTGGCATTACGGCAATTTTAAATTTTGCGCCAGATCGTGTCGAGGTCCCGAATCATGTTCATGTTCAATACATTGATTTAACAACAGAATTACAGACGTTGATTTTCTTTGATCAAACGTATCAAGATAAAATGACTGTGGCAAACAGCTAA
- the ezrA gene encoding septation ring formation regulator EzrA: protein MGSSNVVIGIVIAIIVVAAILYLISYFMRKKNQERLQTLEDRREHLFDLPVLEEVDDVKKMHLVGQSQNTFREWSQKWNDISTSSFAELESQIFEVESLNETFRFFKAKNAIVDAEQTMDTMEKEVAEIRDGLKELRESEERNSLEVQKALDIYEDLKKKLREHGEEFGPAYSELQKQIKNIEIEFTQFVTLNTSGDPVEAREVLESAEQHTYELDDRMKRIPAAYEELNKTFPDQLKEIQDGYKKLLEDHYVFPEENFQAEIDRVKKRVETSMGDLEKTEVDTVEVANRDTASGIDSLYTVMEREINARRYVVKNKPVIADYITHAHRNNHQLMIEIDHTAQTYTLNHNELGRVRGFQTEIDELTRRNKDLEPKMEAHEIPFSEIQAFYKDAYKILDDLENQQVEIDHELRELRKGEKIAQEKVEQFEFQLRNLKRFVEKQRLPGLPNDYLESFFMATDRVEDLGKALNKIRVNMEEVNKIMKNCEADIKDLDAHTHDLVDAAALTEQMMQYANRYRHSHAEIKAAIEGALELFNKEYRYQDALDEIGAALERVEPGAFKRIENFYFKNRDLV from the coding sequence ATGGGAAGTAGTAATGTAGTCATTGGAATAGTCATCGCCATCATCGTTGTAGCAGCGATCTTGTATCTGATTAGTTATTTCATGAGAAAGAAAAATCAGGAAAGATTGCAAACACTGGAAGATCGCAGGGAGCATCTATTTGATTTGCCGGTCTTAGAAGAAGTTGATGATGTTAAGAAGATGCATCTCGTTGGCCAAAGCCAAAATACTTTCCGTGAGTGGAGCCAAAAATGGAATGATATCTCTACTTCTTCATTTGCCGAGCTTGAAAGTCAAATTTTTGAAGTTGAGAGTTTAAATGAAACATTTCGATTTTTCAAAGCTAAAAATGCGATTGTTGATGCAGAACAAACCATGGATACAATGGAAAAAGAAGTTGCAGAGATTCGTGATGGCTTAAAAGAATTGCGCGAAAGCGAAGAACGTAATTCTTTAGAAGTACAAAAAGCATTAGATATCTACGAAGACTTGAAGAAAAAATTGCGGGAGCACGGGGAAGAATTCGGTCCTGCTTACTCTGAATTACAAAAGCAAATTAAGAACATCGAAATTGAATTTACCCAATTTGTTACATTAAATACATCTGGTGATCCAGTTGAAGCGCGGGAAGTATTGGAAAGTGCTGAACAACACACGTATGAGTTAGATGATCGCATGAAACGAATTCCAGCAGCTTATGAAGAGTTGAATAAAACTTTTCCTGATCAGCTAAAAGAAATTCAAGATGGTTATAAAAAACTTTTAGAAGATCATTATGTTTTTCCAGAAGAAAATTTCCAAGCTGAAATCGATCGCGTGAAAAAACGTGTTGAAACTTCAATGGGAGATTTAGAAAAGACTGAAGTAGATACAGTTGAAGTTGCCAATCGTGATACAGCTAGTGGTATTGATTCATTATATACTGTCATGGAAAGAGAAATTAATGCACGACGTTACGTAGTGAAAAACAAACCAGTGATTGCTGATTATATTACTCATGCACATCGCAACAATCATCAATTGATGATTGAAATTGATCATACCGCTCAAACTTATACTTTAAATCATAATGAACTAGGTCGCGTTCGTGGCTTTCAAACTGAAATTGACGAATTGACCCGTCGTAACAAAGATTTAGAACCAAAAATGGAAGCTCATGAAATTCCATTTTCTGAAATTCAAGCTTTCTATAAAGATGCGTATAAAATTTTAGATGACTTGGAAAATCAACAAGTTGAAATTGATCATGAATTACGTGAATTACGTAAGGGTGAAAAAATTGCCCAAGAAAAAGTGGAACAATTTGAATTTCAATTACGCAATTTGAAACGTTTTGTTGAAAAACAACGCTTACCAGGTTTACCTAATGATTATTTGGAATCATTCTTTATGGCAACAGATCGGGTTGAAGATTTAGGCAAAGCACTAAATAAAATCCGCGTTAATATGGAAGAAGTTAATAAAATCATGAAAAATTGTGAAGCCGATATTAAAGACTTAGATGCCCATACTCATGATTTGGTTGATGCTGCGGCTTTAACAGAACAAATGATGCAGTATGCCAACAGATATCGTCATTCTCATGCAGAAATTAAAGCAGCGATTGAAGGTGCTTTAGAATTGTTTAATAAAGAGTATCGTTATCAAGATGCTCTAGATGAAATTGGAGCAGCATTAGAACGTGTTGAGCCTGGTGCCTTTAAACGAATTGAAAATTTCTACTTTAAAAACCGTGATTTAGTATAA
- the thiI gene encoding tRNA uracil 4-sulfurtransferase ThiI produces MNYTEIMVRYGELSTKGKNRGSFIRQLADNVKGALVAFPQLKIDAQRDRMHILLNGEDSQLVIERLQKVFGIQNFSPSLRVEKNLEAIKVGIAQIMASAYTGSETFKINAKRSDHDFELTSNELNQTLGSYVFSLYPDIKVQMKMPDINLRVEIRLDGVYLSYETIKGAGGLPVGTSGKGMLMLSGGIDSPVAGYLAMKRGVEIEAVHFASPPYTSEQALQKAKDLTEKLTPYVGNIQFIEVPFTEIQEEIKKKVPQGYWMTLTRRMMLRLTDAIRAVRKGLVIINGESLGQVASQTLQSMVAINEVSTTPIIRPVVTMDKLEIIEIAQAIDTFELAIQPFEDCCTIFAPPQPKTRPNLDKVHHYENSLDIDGMILRALNGLKIEVITPNATNEKEAEFADLL; encoded by the coding sequence GTGAATTATACAGAAATTATGGTGCGGTATGGCGAACTTTCTACTAAAGGGAAGAACCGCGGCAGCTTTATTAGGCAACTAGCAGACAATGTTAAAGGGGCGTTAGTAGCTTTTCCTCAATTAAAAATTGATGCACAGCGTGACCGCATGCATATTTTGTTAAATGGGGAAGACAGTCAGCTTGTGATCGAACGGCTACAAAAAGTTTTTGGTATCCAAAATTTTTCACCTAGCTTACGAGTTGAAAAAAATCTTGAAGCAATTAAAGTAGGTATCGCCCAAATAATGGCGTCCGCATATACTGGTAGTGAAACCTTTAAAATTAATGCTAAACGTTCTGACCATGATTTTGAATTGACAAGCAATGAGTTAAATCAAACATTGGGGAGTTATGTTTTTTCACTATATCCTGATATTAAAGTGCAAATGAAAATGCCAGATATTAATTTGCGCGTAGAAATTCGATTAGATGGTGTCTACTTGTCCTATGAAACTATCAAAGGTGCTGGTGGATTGCCGGTTGGAACCAGTGGTAAAGGGATGCTGATGCTCTCTGGTGGGATTGATTCTCCTGTTGCGGGCTATCTTGCTATGAAACGTGGTGTGGAGATTGAAGCAGTACATTTTGCGAGTCCGCCTTATACTAGTGAACAAGCCTTGCAAAAAGCTAAAGATTTAACTGAAAAATTAACACCTTATGTCGGTAATATTCAATTTATCGAAGTACCTTTTACTGAGATTCAAGAAGAAATTAAGAAAAAAGTCCCACAAGGTTACTGGATGACTTTAACGCGGCGGATGATGCTACGTTTAACAGATGCAATTCGTGCGGTACGTAAAGGATTAGTTATTATTAATGGGGAATCGTTAGGACAAGTTGCTTCTCAAACCTTACAAAGTATGGTGGCTATAAATGAAGTTTCTACTACGCCGATTATTCGACCAGTTGTAACAATGGATAAATTAGAAATTATTGAAATAGCGCAAGCAATAGACACATTTGAACTTGCAATTCAACCTTTTGAAGACTGCTGTACCATTTTTGCGCCGCCACAACCAAAAACGCGTCCAAATTTAGACAAGGTGCATCATTATGAGAATTCATTAGATATTGATGGTATGATTCTCCGCGCATTGAACGGACTTAAAATTGAAGTAATCACGCCAAATGCAACAAATGAAAAAGAAGCAGAATTCGCAGATTTGTTATAG
- a CDS encoding SpaH/EbpB family LPXTG-anchored major pilin, with protein MKHKSKLFGLLAIITMLVPLFVGGISGGAEEGAPPAVSDTEPSTINMVLHKKEFDSMPKLTENTGELMEFKGKGLNGAGFTAYNITDFVYGLIKDKEVADAAAAITKAQEVAAEIEKGSSIKIGEKTYESLTKMGSKVGDEVTTAKVDGEDGIAKFNGLAYKTGDKHSVYMFIETTIPDNVSTHAAPLIVSLPLTNKDGKYLTTAHLYPKDVTFTDGKDLKTDGLQVVKDEGANKAEHIYGTEVGKEHDFTFKFTIPAKIKDNISYGFTDTPSAGLELVVPAAGINSAVTITPTTGNALVPGTHYEIVKNTDGGFTVDFKVNEAAVQALAGQTFTASYKMVVTDAAEEYQEFGNKITVKVGNQTYPYEAPKLIYGGYKFIKEDQNTKAKLAGAKFVITKRGAAADNALKFTKSGTKYVLDATGSTELVTDENGEINVEGLEYGNYDLHETVAPTDYIKLDAPVQFTIAPDTAEGATLIPSKTVDNVKKGLLPSTGGTGIIAFLAVGAALMAGAFIWYRKSKVNEEV; from the coding sequence ATGAAACACAAATCGAAGTTGTTTGGACTGTTGGCAATTATTACGATGTTAGTACCATTGTTTGTTGGTGGAATTTCTGGAGGGGCTGAAGAGGGAGCGCCGCCAGCGGTTTCTGATACTGAACCTAGTACAATTAATATGGTTCTCCACAAAAAAGAATTTGATTCAATGCCAAAATTAACGGAAAATACTGGAGAATTAATGGAATTTAAGGGTAAAGGCTTAAATGGCGCTGGTTTTACAGCATACAATATCACTGATTTTGTTTATGGCTTAATTAAAGATAAAGAAGTTGCTGATGCAGCTGCAGCTATTACAAAGGCACAAGAAGTTGCTGCAGAAATCGAAAAAGGTTCTAGCATTAAAATTGGCGAGAAAACCTATGAATCGTTAACTAAGATGGGATCTAAAGTTGGAGATGAAGTTACTACTGCCAAAGTCGATGGCGAAGATGGAATTGCCAAGTTTAATGGCTTAGCATATAAAACTGGAGACAAGCATAGCGTGTATATGTTTATTGAAACAACAATTCCAGATAATGTGAGCACACATGCAGCGCCATTAATTGTTTCATTACCATTGACAAATAAAGACGGTAAATATTTAACAACGGCACATTTGTATCCAAAAGATGTAACATTTACAGATGGTAAGGATTTGAAAACAGACGGATTACAAGTTGTTAAAGATGAAGGAGCTAACAAAGCAGAACATATCTATGGGACTGAAGTAGGAAAAGAGCATGACTTTACTTTTAAATTCACTATTCCAGCTAAAATCAAAGATAACATTTCATATGGGTTTACTGATACACCTTCAGCTGGGTTAGAATTAGTTGTACCGGCTGCTGGAATTAACTCAGCAGTAACAATTACACCTACAACAGGTAATGCCTTAGTACCAGGAACTCACTATGAAATCGTTAAAAATACTGATGGTGGCTTTACAGTTGACTTTAAAGTTAACGAAGCTGCTGTACAAGCATTAGCAGGCCAAACTTTTACTGCTTCTTATAAAATGGTAGTAACAGACGCAGCAGAAGAATATCAAGAATTTGGTAATAAGATAACTGTAAAGGTTGGGAACCAAACATATCCGTATGAAGCACCAAAATTAATTTATGGTGGTTATAAATTTATCAAAGAAGATCAAAATACAAAAGCAAAATTAGCTGGTGCAAAATTTGTGATTACGAAACGTGGAGCTGCTGCAGATAATGCTTTGAAATTCACGAAAAGTGGTACCAAATATGTGTTAGATGCGACTGGCTCTACTGAATTAGTAACAGATGAAAATGGTGAGATTAATGTAGAAGGTTTAGAATATGGTAATTATGACTTGCACGAAACAGTAGCTCCTACTGACTATATTAAATTAGATGCTCCTGTACAATTTACAATCGCTCCTGATACAGCTGAAGGTGCAACGTTAATTCCATCAAAAACTGTAGATAACGTTAAAAAAGGTCTTTTACCTTCAACTGGTGGCACTGGTATCATCGCATTCCTAGCAGTAGGTGCCGCATTGATGGCAGGTGCATTCATCTGGTACCGTAAATCTAAAGTGAACGAAGAAGTATAA
- the tpx gene encoding thiol peroxidase, with amino-acid sequence MELTKKGQPVTLPGVQPAVGEKAPTFTLADLKDKKHQLADFLDKPTIISIVPDIDTRVCAIQTKRFNMEASQIKEINFITVSNNTKTQQATWCGQEGVDMVMLHDPGNTLDESYHLLVPATGHYARVIFVLDKKGIIQYREIVPEISQEPDYEQALTVAKSLI; translated from the coding sequence ATGGAATTAACTAAAAAAGGACAGCCCGTAACATTACCGGGCGTGCAACCAGCAGTTGGCGAGAAAGCCCCAACGTTTACTTTAGCTGACTTAAAAGATAAAAAACACCAACTGGCTGATTTTCTAGATAAGCCAACTATTATAAGTATTGTGCCAGATATTGATACTCGCGTTTGTGCAATTCAAACTAAACGTTTTAATATGGAAGCAAGTCAAATAAAAGAGATTAATTTTATTACTGTTTCAAATAACACAAAAACACAACAAGCTACATGGTGTGGTCAAGAAGGCGTCGATATGGTAATGCTTCACGATCCGGGCAATACCCTAGATGAAAGCTATCATTTGCTAGTTCCAGCTACAGGGCACTATGCCCGCGTTATTTTTGTTTTGGATAAAAAGGGTATAATTCAATATCGGGAAATTGTACCAGAAATTAGTCAAGAGCCGGATTATGAGCAGGCTTTGACAGTTGCTAAAAGTTTGATTTGA